One genomic region from Ornithinimicrobium flavum encodes:
- a CDS encoding VOC family protein: MALKWYTVVVDSHDPQAQARWWAQVLDWVSAYDTPEEAVIVPRQALEEHEAGPVATLEDWMRRGQGLVFVPVPESKTLKNRLHIDLAPHTSQDRDAEIQRLLDLGATRVDVGQDEGAVTWSVLADPEGNEFCVLSSRDQ, translated from the coding sequence ATGGCACTCAAGTGGTACACCGTCGTCGTCGACTCCCACGACCCGCAGGCCCAGGCCCGGTGGTGGGCTCAGGTGCTGGACTGGGTCAGCGCCTACGACACGCCGGAGGAGGCGGTCATCGTGCCGAGGCAGGCCCTGGAGGAGCACGAGGCCGGCCCGGTCGCGACCCTGGAGGACTGGATGCGCCGCGGCCAGGGACTGGTCTTCGTCCCCGTGCCCGAGAGCAAGACGCTGAAGAACCGGTTGCACATCGACCTGGCGCCGCACACCTCCCAGGACCGCGACGCGGAGATCCAGCGGCTGCTGGACCTCGGCGCGACGCGGGTGGACGTCGGTCAGGACGAGGGTGCGGTCACCTGGAGCGTGCTCGCGGACCCGGAGGGCAACGAGTTCTGCGTCCTGAGCAGCCGCGACCAGTAG
- a CDS encoding o-succinylbenzoate synthase, giving the protein MPPSPSLPPASSRPDLPDLPALLGSAHVVRLPLRLRFRGVTEREAVLLAGPSGWAEWAPFVEYDDADAARWLAAAVELGWGELPPPVRETVGVNATVPAVPADRVPEVLARYDLAGGVARPTAKVKVAERGQTLADDIARVTEVRRVLGARARVRVDANGAWRVDEALEALTRLAPLDLEYAEQPCATVAELAELRVRLARARVDVPVAADESVRRAEDPLHVARVGAADLVVVKVAPLGGVARALEIVAAAGLPAVVSSALDTSVGLAAGVRLAAALPRLEHDCGLGTAALLAADVVGDPLLPRAGTLTTTRADAARAGVDRALLTAYAAPAQRQTWWRDRLARAHALL; this is encoded by the coding sequence GTGCCCCCGTCGCCCTCCCTGCCGCCTGCGTCGTCGCGCCCCGACCTGCCCGACCTCCCGGCGCTCCTCGGCTCCGCCCATGTCGTCCGGCTTCCGCTCCGCCTGCGCTTCCGCGGGGTGACCGAGCGGGAGGCGGTGCTGCTCGCCGGGCCGAGCGGCTGGGCCGAGTGGGCCCCCTTCGTGGAGTATGACGACGCCGACGCCGCCCGGTGGCTGGCCGCCGCCGTCGAGCTGGGCTGGGGCGAGCTGCCCCCGCCGGTGCGGGAGACCGTGGGCGTCAACGCGACCGTGCCGGCCGTCCCGGCGGACCGGGTGCCGGAGGTATTGGCCCGCTACGACCTGGCGGGCGGGGTCGCCCGCCCCACCGCCAAGGTCAAGGTCGCCGAGCGTGGTCAGACCCTGGCCGACGACATCGCCCGGGTCACGGAGGTGCGTCGGGTCCTCGGGGCCCGGGCGCGGGTCCGTGTGGACGCCAACGGGGCCTGGCGGGTGGACGAGGCGCTCGAGGCCCTCACCCGGCTCGCCCCCCTGGACCTGGAGTACGCCGAGCAGCCGTGCGCCACCGTGGCCGAGCTCGCCGAGCTGCGGGTGCGGCTCGCCCGGGCCCGCGTCGACGTGCCGGTCGCCGCCGACGAGTCCGTCCGGCGTGCCGAGGACCCGCTGCACGTCGCCCGGGTCGGGGCCGCGGACCTTGTCGTGGTCAAGGTCGCCCCGCTGGGCGGCGTGGCCCGGGCCCTGGAGATCGTGGCCGCGGCGGGGCTGCCCGCCGTGGTCTCCTCGGCCCTGGACACCTCGGTCGGCCTGGCCGCCGGCGTGCGCCTGGCCGCCGCGCTCCCACGGCTGGAGCACGACTGCGGTCTCGGCACCGCCGCCCTGCTCGCCGCCGACGTGGTGGGGGACCCTCTCCTCCCGCGGGCGGGCACCCTCACCACGACCCGGGCCGACGCGGCCCGAGCGGGCGTGGACCGCGCCCTGCTCACCGCATACGCCGCCCCCGCGCAGCGGCAGACGTGGTGGCGCGATCGCCTCGCCCGTGCCCACGCCCTGCTCTGA
- a CDS encoding MarR family winged helix-turn-helix transcriptional regulator, with the protein MTDIPPGPPTEEVRSAGEVDLLLRLARRWRRLGLDGADGLGLTPHQERALLALSRLEAQHEGVRVSSLAQHLGIAPRSATEVADALESAGLAARSSDPTDRRAVLLGLTEAGRGIVTAVRERRRAVAEQALQTLDEADRAELRRLLTLLLEA; encoded by the coding sequence ATGACCGACATCCCTCCGGGGCCGCCCACCGAGGAGGTCCGCTCCGCCGGCGAGGTCGACCTGCTGCTGCGCCTGGCCCGCCGGTGGCGGCGGCTGGGCCTGGACGGCGCGGACGGGCTGGGCCTCACCCCCCACCAGGAACGGGCCCTGCTCGCGCTGTCCCGGCTCGAGGCGCAGCACGAGGGCGTCCGCGTCTCGTCCCTGGCCCAGCACCTGGGGATCGCCCCCCGCTCGGCCACCGAGGTGGCCGACGCCCTGGAATCGGCCGGGCTGGCCGCCCGGTCGTCCGACCCCACCGACCGTCGCGCCGTGCTCCTGGGTCTCACCGAGGCGGGGCGTGGGATCGTCACCGCCGTCCGAGAGCGCCGGCGCGCGGTCGCCGAGCAGGCCCTGCAGACCCTGGACGAGGCGGACCGGGCCGAGCTGAGACGGCTGCTCACCCTCCTGCTCGAGGCCTGA
- a CDS encoding MarR family winged helix-turn-helix transcriptional regulator: protein MPAPDPDTAALAHDLRIACMRVARRVRFDADNTVAPHQFSVLVRLEQPRTLGEVAALEQVSAPTISRTVAQLVDQGYVTRETDPDDRRSVRLSLSELGAAVVRRERAHRDAWMTARLEGLTAADRTLLRRATDLIEGLLTRESRP from the coding sequence GTGCCTGCTCCCGACCCCGACACCGCAGCCCTCGCCCACGACCTCCGCATCGCCTGCATGCGGGTGGCGCGGCGGGTGCGGTTCGACGCGGACAACACCGTCGCGCCCCACCAGTTCAGCGTGCTGGTCCGGCTCGAGCAGCCCCGCACGCTGGGCGAGGTCGCCGCGCTGGAGCAGGTGAGCGCGCCGACCATCAGCCGCACCGTGGCTCAGCTCGTCGACCAGGGCTACGTCACCCGGGAGACCGACCCCGACGACCGGCGCTCGGTGCGGCTGTCGCTGAGCGAGCTGGGCGCCGCCGTCGTGCGCCGCGAGCGGGCCCACCGGGACGCGTGGATGACCGCCCGGCTCGAGGGCCTGACCGCCGCCGACCGCACCCTGCTCCGCCGGGCCACCGACCTCATCGAGGGGCTGCTGACCAGGGAGTCGCGGCCGTGA
- a CDS encoding DUF2530 domain-containing protein, with product MTTPAEESTPEPSGQIHPPEAPVRTITLVRWGILAWAVVLVVVLLVPQLRSGERAWWVWVPVAGMALGAVGYGYLRRGRGNAQFA from the coding sequence GTGACCACGCCTGCCGAGGAGTCCACGCCGGAGCCGTCCGGGCAGATCCACCCCCCGGAGGCGCCGGTGCGCACGATCACCCTCGTGCGCTGGGGGATCCTGGCCTGGGCGGTCGTCCTGGTGGTCGTGCTGCTGGTGCCGCAGCTGCGCAGCGGCGAGCGGGCGTGGTGGGTGTGGGTGCCGGTGGCCGGTATGGCGCTCGGGGCCGTGGGGTACGGCTACCTGCGCCGGGGCCGCGGCAACGCGCAGTTCGCCTGA
- a CDS encoding cold-shock protein: protein MPTGKVRFYDEDKGFGFLSSDEGDDVFVPRSALPAGQTTLTRGARVEFDIIAGKRGDQALHVRLLEPAPSVARGLTMRDRKPAEEMVVVVEDLISLLDQASNDLRRGHYPDRQHGSVMAKALRAVADQFEAGK from the coding sequence GTGCCCACCGGCAAGGTCAGGTTCTACGACGAGGACAAGGGCTTCGGCTTCCTGTCCAGCGACGAGGGCGACGACGTCTTCGTCCCCCGCTCCGCGCTGCCCGCGGGACAGACCACCCTCACGCGCGGCGCCCGGGTGGAGTTCGACATCATCGCCGGCAAGCGTGGCGACCAGGCCCTGCACGTCCGGCTGCTCGAGCCGGCGCCGTCCGTGGCACGGGGCCTCACCATGAGGGACCGCAAGCCCGCGGAGGAGATGGTCGTCGTCGTGGAGGACCTCATCTCCCTGCTCGACCAGGCCTCCAACGACCTCCGCCGGGGCCACTACCCCGACCGTCAGCACGGCTCGGTGATGGCCAAGGCCCTGCGCGCGGTGGCCGACCAGTTCGAGGCCGGGAAGTAG
- a CDS encoding NCS2 family permease: protein MSTPARTSATRPGPSGGPLDSFFQISHRGSTLAREIRGGFVTFFAMAYIVVLNPLIIGTVPDGSGSFLADGNLATIAACTALAAGVLSIIMGVFANYPLALATGLGLNAFVAYGVASLDGMTWADAMGLVVIEGIVILVLVLTGFREAVFRAVPAQLKVAISVGIGLFITFIGLINSGAVRTPAGAAVPVELGVSGVLTGWPTVVFLVGLLLIAVLMVRKVQGAILYGIIVATVLAIVIEAIFTIGPQTPDGANPTGWSLTSPALPANLVSVPDFSLLGHFNLLGSFSALGFTAVFLLVFTLMLADFFDTMGTMVAVGAAGDLLDEEGNPPRTRSILVVDSLGAMAGGAAGVSSQTSYIESASGVGEGARTGLSSVVVGVLFLLTTFLSPLVAIVPQEAATPALVIVGFLMMQQVIGISWDDLEIALPAFLTIVLMPFTYSITAGIGAGFVTWVLLKVVRGKAAQVHPLMWIVALLFLFYFGIDPIRDLLGV from the coding sequence ATGTCTACCCCCGCGCGCACGAGCGCCACCCGGCCCGGCCCCTCCGGTGGCCCGCTCGACAGCTTCTTCCAGATCTCGCACCGCGGCTCGACGCTGGCCCGCGAGATCCGGGGTGGCTTCGTCACCTTCTTCGCGATGGCCTACATCGTCGTCCTCAACCCGCTGATCATCGGGACGGTGCCGGACGGGTCGGGCAGCTTCCTCGCGGACGGCAACCTCGCGACGATCGCCGCGTGCACCGCGCTCGCCGCCGGGGTCCTGTCGATCATCATGGGTGTCTTCGCGAACTACCCGCTGGCCCTGGCGACGGGACTGGGGCTGAACGCCTTCGTCGCCTACGGCGTCGCGAGCCTGGACGGCATGACCTGGGCCGACGCGATGGGCCTGGTGGTGATCGAGGGCATCGTCATCCTCGTCCTGGTGCTGACAGGCTTCCGCGAGGCGGTCTTCCGCGCGGTGCCGGCCCAGCTCAAGGTCGCCATCAGCGTGGGGATCGGCCTGTTCATCACCTTCATCGGGCTCATCAACTCCGGGGCGGTCCGGACGCCCGCCGGGGCCGCCGTGCCGGTCGAGCTCGGCGTGAGCGGCGTCCTGACGGGCTGGCCGACCGTGGTCTTCCTCGTCGGCCTGCTGCTCATCGCCGTGCTCATGGTCCGCAAGGTGCAGGGGGCCATCCTCTACGGCATCATCGTCGCGACCGTGCTGGCGATCGTCATCGAGGCGATCTTCACGATCGGTCCCCAGACCCCCGACGGCGCCAACCCGACCGGCTGGAGCCTGACCAGCCCCGCCCTGCCCGCCAACCTGGTCTCGGTCCCCGACTTCTCCCTGCTGGGGCACTTCAACCTGCTCGGCTCCTTCTCCGCCCTCGGCTTCACGGCGGTGTTCCTGCTGGTCTTCACCCTCATGCTCGCCGACTTCTTCGACACGATGGGCACCATGGTCGCCGTCGGCGCCGCGGGCGACCTGCTGGACGAGGAGGGCAACCCGCCCCGCACCCGTTCCATCCTGGTCGTGGACTCGCTGGGGGCGATGGCCGGTGGCGCGGCCGGCGTGAGCAGCCAGACCTCCTACATCGAGTCGGCCTCCGGGGTGGGCGAGGGTGCCCGCACCGGTCTGTCCTCGGTGGTGGTCGGGGTGCTCTTCCTGCTCACGACCTTCCTGTCGCCGCTGGTCGCGATCGTCCCGCAGGAGGCCGCCACGCCCGCCCTGGTCATCGTCGGTTTCCTCATGATGCAGCAGGTCATCGGGATCAGCTGGGACGACCTGGAGATCGCGCTGCCGGCGTTCCTCACGATCGTCCTCATGCCGTTCACCTACTCGATCACGGCCGGCATCGGCGCCGGCTTCGTCACCTGGGTCCTGCTCAAGGTCGTCCGCGGCAAGGCCGCGCAGGTCCACCCGCTCATGTGGATCGTGGCACTGCTCTTCCTCTTCTACTTCGGCATCGACCCGATCCGGGACCTGCTCGGGGTATGA
- a CDS encoding ammonium transporter, with protein MELTAGDVWVMISAALVLLMTPGLAFFYGGMARAKAALNMIMMSFVSVGIVGVVWVLWGYGMPPVPGILGGLVGDPTRDVGLSSHVGSTDLVGIGYGATFAIITVALISGAVADRTRFGAWSVFVPVWVTLVYCPLAFMVWGGGLLSADGLLGRTFGEAIDFAGGTVVHINAGLAALVLVYIIGSRSDFGRSRGFHKPHNIPLVMVGTALLWFGWFGFNGGAAGSVEEAGLIWVNTLAAPAAAMLAWMVTERVRDGRPTSIGAASGVVAGLVAITPACASVSVLGALAIGVLAGVGSALAVGLKYRFGYDDALDVVGVHLVAGIIGTVALGFLALPVDGEGGGLLYGGGAAQLVAQLAATAFTLVFTGVLTALIGLAIHRTIGFRVSAEDEARGVDLSEHDEAAYAFGEEAASYDPIAEETRA; from the coding sequence ATGGAACTCACCGCAGGTGATGTCTGGGTCATGATCTCGGCGGCGCTGGTGCTGCTCATGACACCGGGCCTGGCGTTCTTCTACGGCGGCATGGCCCGCGCGAAGGCCGCCCTCAACATGATCATGATGAGCTTCGTGTCCGTCGGGATCGTCGGCGTCGTCTGGGTCCTCTGGGGCTACGGGATGCCCCCGGTTCCCGGCATCCTCGGCGGGCTGGTCGGGGACCCGACGCGTGACGTCGGGCTGAGCAGCCACGTCGGCTCCACCGACCTCGTCGGGATCGGCTACGGCGCGACCTTCGCCATCATCACGGTCGCGCTCATCTCCGGAGCGGTCGCCGACCGCACCCGCTTCGGCGCCTGGTCGGTCTTCGTGCCCGTCTGGGTCACGCTCGTCTACTGCCCGCTGGCCTTCATGGTCTGGGGCGGCGGCCTGCTCTCGGCCGACGGGCTGCTGGGGCGCACCTTCGGCGAGGCGATCGACTTCGCCGGCGGCACGGTCGTCCACATCAACGCCGGCCTGGCGGCCCTCGTGCTCGTCTACATCATCGGAAGCCGGTCCGACTTCGGGCGCTCCAGGGGCTTCCACAAGCCGCACAACATCCCGCTGGTCATGGTCGGCACCGCCCTGCTGTGGTTCGGCTGGTTCGGCTTCAACGGCGGAGCGGCCGGCAGCGTGGAGGAGGCGGGCCTCATCTGGGTCAACACCCTGGCGGCCCCCGCGGCCGCGATGCTGGCCTGGATGGTGACCGAGCGGGTCCGGGACGGGCGCCCCACGTCCATCGGCGCGGCCTCGGGCGTCGTGGCGGGCCTGGTGGCGATCACCCCCGCCTGCGCCTCGGTGTCGGTGCTCGGGGCGCTGGCGATCGGCGTCCTGGCCGGTGTGGGCTCCGCGCTGGCGGTGGGCCTGAAGTACCGCTTCGGGTATGACGACGCCCTCGACGTGGTCGGCGTGCACCTCGTCGCCGGCATCATCGGCACCGTCGCCCTCGGCTTCCTGGCGCTGCCGGTCGACGGGGAGGGCGGGGGCCTGCTCTACGGCGGAGGGGCGGCGCAGCTGGTGGCCCAGCTCGCCGCGACGGCCTTCACCCTGGTCTTCACCGGCGTGCTCACCGCCCTCATCGGTCTGGCGATCCACCGGACGATCGGCTTCCGGGTCAGCGCCGAGGACGAGGCCCGCGGCGTCGACCTGTCCGAGCACGACGAGGCCGCCTACGCCTTCGGCGAGGAGGCCGCCTCCTACGACCCCATCGCCGAGGAGACCCGCGCCTGA
- a CDS encoding ABC transporter ATP-binding protein yields the protein MSDFSPLHPGSGPLERAGRGPGSGARRDPKDTAQLAAHPVDGRRVLALFAPHRSAIGVVLVLIVTSSALGLATPFLVKEIVDVAIPEQDVRLLVLLVGAMIGVAAVSAVLGVLQTWISTTTGQRIMHRLRTDLFTHLQRQPLSFFTRTRSGEVQSRLTHDVSGLQGVVTSTATSLAGNVATVIGTLLAMLALSPTLALLSLVVIPPAVLVTRSVARLRRDATEKRQRALAGLHAQVEESLSVSGARLSKTLGAGGQLADRFGRSSAGLLDLEVAAQIAGRWRQATMGIVFAVVPAALYLVAGLPVTGAGISIGTLVAFTALQAGIFRPVMGLLGVGVQVTASMALFSRIFEYLDLPVEVAEPEPGRARHLDPSEARGELRLEGVTYRHPGGERDALREVDLTIPAGSTVALVGHTGSGKSTLASLLTRLDDPTRGRVTLDGIDLRDLPSAERAAVVGVVSQETYLLHATIAENLRFASPGATDADLERAARDAQIHDLIASLPDGYDTVVGARGHRFSGGEQQRLALARTLLRDPRVLVLDEATSALDTRTEAAIQDALDRVRQGRTVVTIAHRLSTVRHADLIAVLDGGRLVERGSHEELLALGGRYAALVAAGAQPDAGARTEQPVALAA from the coding sequence TTGAGCGACTTCTCACCCCTGCACCCCGGCTCCGGCCCGCTCGAACGCGCCGGTCGCGGCCCTGGCTCCGGCGCCCGACGCGACCCCAAGGACACCGCCCAGCTGGCGGCCCACCCCGTGGACGGGCGACGCGTCCTGGCCCTCTTCGCCCCGCACCGCAGCGCCATCGGCGTCGTCCTCGTGCTCATCGTCACCAGCTCGGCCCTGGGCCTGGCCACCCCGTTCCTCGTCAAGGAGATCGTCGACGTGGCGATCCCCGAGCAGGACGTCCGGCTGCTGGTCCTCCTGGTCGGCGCCATGATCGGCGTCGCCGCCGTGAGCGCCGTCCTCGGCGTGCTGCAGACCTGGATCAGCACGACCACGGGGCAGCGGATCATGCACCGCCTGCGCACCGATCTCTTCACTCACCTGCAGCGCCAGCCGCTGTCCTTCTTCACCCGCACCCGCTCCGGAGAGGTGCAGTCCCGCCTCACCCACGACGTCTCGGGCCTGCAGGGGGTCGTCACCTCGACCGCCACCTCGCTGGCCGGCAACGTCGCCACCGTGATCGGCACCCTCCTGGCCATGCTGGCCCTCAGCCCCACCCTCGCCCTGCTGTCCCTCGTCGTCATCCCTCCCGCGGTCCTGGTCACCCGCTCCGTGGCCCGGCTGCGCCGGGACGCCACGGAGAAGCGGCAGCGGGCGCTGGCCGGTCTGCACGCCCAGGTGGAGGAGTCGTTGTCGGTGAGCGGGGCCAGGCTGAGCAAGACGCTCGGCGCCGGCGGCCAGCTCGCCGACCGGTTCGGCAGGTCCAGTGCGGGGCTCCTCGACCTGGAGGTCGCCGCGCAGATCGCCGGACGCTGGCGGCAGGCCACGATGGGCATCGTCTTCGCGGTCGTCCCGGCCGCCCTCTACCTCGTGGCCGGTCTCCCCGTCACCGGGGCCGGCATCTCGATCGGCACCCTCGTGGCCTTCACCGCGCTGCAGGCTGGGATCTTCCGGCCGGTGATGGGCCTGCTCGGCGTCGGCGTCCAGGTCACGGCCTCCATGGCCCTGTTCAGCCGGATCTTCGAGTACCTCGACCTGCCCGTCGAGGTCGCCGAGCCCGAGCCCGGGCGGGCGCGGCACCTGGACCCGTCCGAGGCGCGGGGCGAGCTGCGGCTGGAGGGCGTGACCTACCGCCACCCCGGTGGCGAGCGCGACGCGCTGCGCGAGGTGGACCTCACCATCCCCGCGGGCAGCACCGTCGCCCTGGTGGGGCACACCGGGTCGGGCAAGAGCACGCTGGCCTCCCTGCTGACCCGGCTGGACGACCCGACCCGGGGACGCGTCACGCTGGACGGGATCGACCTGCGTGACCTGCCCTCCGCGGAGCGGGCCGCGGTCGTGGGGGTCGTCTCCCAGGAGACCTACCTGCTGCACGCCACGATCGCCGAGAACCTGCGCTTCGCCTCCCCGGGCGCCACCGACGCCGACCTGGAGCGCGCGGCGCGGGACGCCCAGATCCACGACCTGATCGCCTCTCTCCCCGACGGCTACGACACGGTGGTGGGCGCCCGTGGTCACCGCTTCTCCGGGGGCGAGCAGCAGCGCCTGGCCCTGGCCCGCACGCTGCTGCGTGACCCCAGGGTGCTCGTCCTGGACGAGGCGACCAGCGCGCTCGACACCCGCACCGAGGCGGCGATCCAGGACGCGCTGGACCGGGTGCGTCAGGGTCGCACCGTGGTGACGATCGCGCACCGGCTGTCCACCGTCCGCCACGCCGACCTCATCGCCGTGCTCGACGGCGGCAGGCTGGTGGAGCGGGGCAGCCACGAGGAGCTGCTCGCCCTCGGGGGACGGTATGCGGCGCTCGTCGCCGCCGGTGCGCAGCCCGACGCCGGGGCGCGGACGGAGCAGCCCGTGGCGCTGGCCGCCTGA
- a CDS encoding DUF3027 domain-containing protein, with the protein MAAPRTDAVLTGAVEVARAAAGEIAEPGTVGDHLGVVLEGERVATHSFACTASAYPGWRWAVTLARPPRARKATVSEVHLLPGEGALLSPEWVPYAERLAPGDIGPGDRTPYVEEDPLLEAGFEATGEEEVDQVALWELGLGRERVLSAEGRDAAATRWATGERGPQSEAARQAPAPCRTCGFFVPMSGALRSVFGVCANEWSPADGAVVALDFGCGAHSEVDAERRAPEPVEPPVLDELGEIVFEER; encoded by the coding sequence GTGGCCGCCCCGAGGACCGACGCCGTCCTGACCGGTGCCGTCGAGGTCGCCCGCGCCGCCGCGGGCGAGATCGCCGAGCCGGGGACGGTCGGTGACCACCTGGGCGTCGTGCTCGAGGGGGAGCGGGTGGCCACGCACTCCTTCGCCTGCACCGCCTCGGCCTACCCGGGGTGGCGGTGGGCGGTCACGCTCGCCCGTCCGCCGCGGGCCCGGAAGGCCACGGTGAGCGAGGTGCACCTCCTGCCGGGCGAGGGTGCGCTCCTGTCGCCGGAGTGGGTGCCCTACGCCGAGCGGCTCGCTCCCGGTGACATCGGTCCGGGTGACCGCACCCCCTACGTCGAGGAGGACCCGCTGCTGGAGGCCGGCTTCGAGGCCACCGGCGAGGAGGAGGTCGACCAGGTGGCGCTCTGGGAGCTGGGACTGGGCCGCGAGCGGGTGCTCTCCGCCGAGGGGCGCGACGCGGCGGCCACGCGCTGGGCGACCGGGGAGCGCGGCCCGCAGAGCGAGGCCGCACGGCAGGCGCCCGCGCCGTGCCGGACGTGCGGCTTCTTCGTCCCGATGTCCGGCGCCCTGCGCTCGGTCTTCGGGGTGTGCGCCAACGAGTGGTCGCCGGCCGACGGTGCCGTGGTCGCGCTCGACTTCGGCTGCGGCGCGCACAGCGAGGTCGACGCCGAGCGTCGCGCGCCCGAGCCCGTCGAGCCGCCCGTGCTGGACGAGCTCGGGGAGATCGTCTTCGAGGAGCGCTGA
- a CDS encoding MFS transporter, which produces MFSALSVRNYRIYAAGAIVSNTGTWMGRIAQDWVVLTELTDNSSQALGIVTGLQFLPILLFTPLAGAISDTFPKRNVMLVSQSFMAFFAVVMGVTVLTGHMELWHMYVLAFLSGTAAAFDAPARQSFVSEMVPKDKLTNAVGLNSASFHGGRLIGPGVAGLLIAAFGTGPTLLLNALTFVAVIVALLMLDTSALTGKRPASRGRVREGIAYVRRRADIMLIMVIAFMHGTFGMNFQIFNALMSTQVFGKGVTDFGITGSIMAIGSLGGALLAARRDRPRWRLLLGSLFLFSLTTLALALAPSFTAYTILLVPAGLFALTVMVSANAMVQLSVDQEVRGRVMALYMAVFMGGTPVGAPVIGWVGDEFGARWTVLIATVACGLTAIFATIYVMRHDNLRLRVRASWPRPLALERGVLAEPLPEKVN; this is translated from the coding sequence ATGTTCTCCGCGCTGTCGGTGCGCAACTACCGCATCTACGCCGCGGGCGCCATCGTCTCCAACACGGGCACGTGGATGGGTCGCATCGCCCAGGACTGGGTGGTCCTCACCGAGCTCACGGACAACTCCTCCCAGGCCCTGGGCATCGTCACCGGCCTGCAGTTCCTCCCCATCCTGCTCTTCACGCCGCTCGCCGGGGCGATCAGCGACACCTTCCCCAAGCGCAACGTCATGCTGGTCAGCCAGTCCTTCATGGCCTTCTTCGCGGTCGTCATGGGTGTCACCGTGCTCACCGGCCACATGGAGCTGTGGCACATGTACGTCCTGGCCTTCCTGTCCGGGACGGCCGCCGCCTTCGACGCCCCTGCCCGCCAGTCCTTCGTCTCCGAGATGGTCCCGAAGGACAAGCTCACCAACGCGGTCGGTCTGAACTCCGCGTCCTTCCACGGCGGGCGACTCATCGGCCCCGGCGTCGCCGGGCTGCTCATCGCCGCGTTCGGCACCGGGCCCACCCTGCTGCTCAACGCCCTGACCTTCGTCGCGGTCATCGTCGCGCTGCTGATGCTCGACACCTCCGCGCTGACGGGCAAGCGACCCGCGTCCCGGGGGAGGGTGCGCGAGGGGATCGCCTACGTGCGACGGCGCGCGGACATCATGCTCATCATGGTCATCGCCTTCATGCACGGCACCTTCGGCATGAACTTCCAGATCTTCAACGCCCTCATGTCGACCCAGGTCTTCGGCAAGGGCGTCACCGACTTCGGCATCACCGGGTCGATCATGGCGATCGGCTCGCTCGGCGGGGCGTTGCTGGCCGCCCGTCGCGACCGCCCGCGCTGGCGGCTGCTGCTGGGCTCGCTCTTCCTCTTCTCCCTGACCACCCTCGCGCTCGCCCTGGCTCCCAGCTTCACGGCATACACGATCCTGCTCGTCCCTGCCGGATTGTTCGCGCTGACCGTGATGGTCAGCGCCAACGCGATGGTCCAGCTCTCGGTCGACCAGGAGGTCCGGGGCCGCGTGATGGCGCTCTACATGGCCGTCTTCATGGGCGGCACGCCGGTGGGTGCCCCGGTGATCGGCTGGGTGGGGGACGAGTTCGGGGCCCGCTGGACCGTGCTCATCGCCACGGTCGCCTGCGGCCTCACAGCGATCTTTGCGACGATCTACGTCATGCGCCACGACAACCTCCGCCTGCGCGTGCGGGCCTCCTGGCCGCGCCCCCTGGCGCTGGAGCGTGGCGTGCTGGCCGAGCCCCTCCCCGAGAAGGTGAACTGA
- a CDS encoding 1,4-dihydroxy-2-naphthoyl-CoA synthase, whose protein sequence is MTDTPQAQDPFDPSRWQVVDGFEQLTDITYHRHVELGCVRIAFDRPEVRNAFRPHTVDELHRALDHARMTPDVGVVLLTGNGPSPKDGGWAFCSGGDQRIRGRSGYQYAAEGTEDLTASGVDEARVRAEGGRLHILEVQRLIRTMPKVVVAVVSGWAAGGGHSLHVVCDLTIASREHARFKQTDADVGSFDGGYGSAYLAKQVGQKFAREIFFLGRTYDAETMHRMGAVNIVADHADLEVEAVRVAREILAKSPTAQRMLKFAFNLADDGLMGQQVFAGEATRLAYMTDEAVEGKESFLEKRAPDWSPFPWYF, encoded by the coding sequence GTGACCGACACACCCCAGGCCCAGGACCCGTTCGACCCGTCCCGGTGGCAGGTCGTCGACGGCTTCGAGCAGCTCACCGACATCACCTACCACCGGCACGTGGAGCTCGGCTGCGTCCGGATCGCCTTCGACCGGCCCGAGGTGCGCAACGCCTTCCGCCCGCACACTGTCGACGAGCTCCACCGCGCGCTGGACCACGCCCGGATGACCCCGGACGTGGGCGTGGTGCTGCTGACCGGCAACGGCCCCTCCCCCAAGGACGGCGGCTGGGCCTTCTGCTCCGGCGGCGACCAGCGCATCAGGGGACGCAGCGGCTACCAGTACGCCGCCGAGGGCACCGAGGACCTCACGGCCTCCGGGGTGGACGAGGCCAGGGTGAGGGCCGAGGGGGGCCGGCTGCACATCCTGGAGGTGCAGCGGCTCATCCGCACCATGCCGAAGGTCGTCGTCGCCGTCGTCAGCGGCTGGGCGGCCGGCGGCGGGCACAGCCTGCACGTCGTCTGCGACCTGACCATCGCCTCCCGGGAGCACGCGCGGTTCAAGCAGACCGACGCCGACGTGGGGTCGTTCGACGGTGGCTACGGGTCGGCCTACCTGGCCAAGCAGGTCGGGCAGAAGTTCGCCCGCGAGATCTTCTTCCTCGGCCGGACCTACGACGCGGAGACCATGCACCGGATGGGCGCGGTCAACATCGTCGCCGACCACGCCGACCTCGAGGTGGAGGCCGTCCGGGTGGCCCGCGAGATCCTGGCCAAGAGCCCGACCGCCCAGCGGATGCTCAAGTTCGCGTTCAACCTCGCCGACGACGGCCTCATGGGTCAGCAGGTCTTCGCCGGCGAGGCGACCCGGCTGGCCTACATGACCGACGAGGCCGTCGAGGGCAAGGAGTCGTTCCTGGAGAAGCGCGCACCCGACTGGTCGCCCTTCCCCTGGTACTTCTGA